The genomic stretch CCTCCGTTACATGCAATATTCGTAACCACTGTAGTTCCTGAAATTGCAGTCGGTTGAGTAATCGTTACTGTTCTAGTGATTGTACATGCATTAGCATCTGTTACCGTTACAGTGTATGTTCCAGCCAATAATCCTGTTGCGGTTGCTGCTGTTCCTCCGCTTGGAGACCATGAATACGTATAAGGTGCTGTTCCGCCTGTTACAACAATTCCTGCTGTTCCGTTACTTCCACTGTTACATGAAACATTTGTTTGTGAAACCGTTGCACTCATCGCCGTTGGCTGAGTTACCGTTGCCGTTACTGTTCCTGTACATCCGTTGGAATCAGTAATGGTTACCGTATACGTTCCTGCTGATAACCCTGTACGATCTTCTGTGGTGATTCCTCCGCCCCAGTTGAACGTGTAAGGTGCTGATCCACCTGTTGGTGTTAAGTTGATAGCTCCCGTTGAACCGCCGTTACAGGCAATATTTGTAACCACTGTAGTTCCTGAAATTGCAGTCGGTTGAGTAATCGTTACTGTTCTAGTGATTGTACATGCATTAGCATCTGTTACCGTTACAGTGTATGTTCCAGCCAATAATCCTGTTGCGGTTGCTGCTGTTCCTCCGCTTGGAGACCATGAATACGTATAAGGTGCCGTGCCGCCTGTTACAACAATTCCTGCCGTTCCGTTTGAACCACTGTTACATGAAACATTTGTTTGTGAAACTGTCGCAATCATCGCCGTTGGCTGAGTTACCGTTGCCGTTACTGTTCCTGTACATCCGTTGGAATCAGTAATGGTTACGGTGTAAGTTCCTGCTGATAATCCTGTACGATCTTCTGTGGTGATTCCTCCGCCCCAGTTGAACGTGTAAGGTGCTGATCCACCTGTTGGTGTTAAATTGATAGTTCCTGTTGAACCTCCGTTACATGCAATATTCGTAACCACTGTAGTTCCTGAAATTGCAGTCGGTTGAGTAATCGTTACTGTTCTAGTGATTGTACATGCATTAGCATCTGTTACCGTTACAGTGTATGTTCCAGCCAATAATCCTGTTGCGGTTGCTGCTGTTCCTCCGCTTGGAGACCATGAATACGTATAAGGTGCTGTTCCGCCTGTTACAACAATTCCTGCTGTTCCGTTACTTCCACTGTTACATGAAACATTTGTTTGTGAAACCGTTGCACTCATCGCCGTTGGCTGAGTTACCGTTGCCGTTACTGTTCCTGTACATCCGTTGGAATCAGTAATGGTTACCGTATACGTTCCTGCTGCTAATCCTGTGCGGTCTTCTGTGGTGATTCCTCCTCCCCAGTTGAACGTGTAAGGTGCCGACCCACCTGTTGGTGTTAAGTTGATAGCTCCTGTTGAACCGCCGTTACATGCAATATTTGTAACCACTGTGGTTCCTGAAATTGCAGTCGGCTGAGTAATCGTTACTGTTCTTGTTAACGTACATGCATTAGCATCGGTTACTGTTACAGTATACGTTCCTGCAAGTAAACCTGTTGCGGTTGCTGCTGTTCCACCACTTGGAGACCATGCGTATGTATAAGGTGCTGTTCCTCCTGTTACAACAATTCCTGCCGTTCCGTTCGATCCACTGTTACATGAAACATTTGTCTGTGAAACTGTTGCACTCATTGCCGTTGGCTGAGTCACTGTTGCCGTTACTGTTCCTGTACATCCGTTGGCATCAGTAATGGTTACCGTATACGTTCCTGCTGCTAATCCTGTGCGGTCTTCTGTGGTGATTCCTCCTCCCCAGTTGAACGTGTAAGGTGCCGACCCACCTGTTGGTGTTAAGTTGATAGCTCCTGTTGAACCGCCGTTACATGCAATATTTGTAACCACTGTGGTTCCTGAAATTGCAGTCGGCTGAGTAATCGTTACTGTTCTTGTTATCGTACATGCATTAGCATCTGTTACCGTTACGGTATACGTTCCTGCTAATAATCCTGTAGCGGTTGCTGCTGTTCCACCACTTGGAGACCATGCGTATGTATAAGGTGCTGTTCCGCCCGCTACAACAATTCCTGCGGTTCCGTTTGAGCCACTGTTACATGATACATTTGTCTGTGAAACCGTTGCACTCATCGCCGTTGGCTGAGTCACTGTTGCCGTTACTGTTCCCGAACATCCGTTGGCATCAGTAATGGTTACCGTATAAGTTCCAGCAGATAATCCTGTACGGTCTTCTGTGGTGATTCCTCCGCCCCAGTTGAACGTATAAGGCGCTGATCCACCTGTTGGTGTTAAATTGATAGCTCCTGTTGAACCTCCGTTACATGCAATATTCGTAACTACTGTGGTGCCTGAAATTGCAGTCGGCTGAGTAATCGTTACTGTTCTTGTTAACGTACATGCATTAGCATCGGTTACTGTTACCGTATACGTTCCTGCAAGTAAACCTGTTGCGGTTGCTGCTGTTCCACCACTTGGAGACCATGCGTATGTATAAGGTGCTGTTCCTCCTGTTACAACAATTCCTGCCGTTCCGTTCGATCCACTGTTACATGAAACATTTGTCTGTGAAACTGTTGCACTCATTGCCGTTGGCTGAGTCACTGTTGCCGTTACTGTTCCTGTACATCCGTTGGCATCAGTAATGGTTACCGTATACGTTCCTGCTGCTAATCCTGTGCGGTCTTCTGTGGTGATTCCTCCTCCCCAGTTGAACGTGTAAGGTGCCGACCCACCTGTTGGTGTTAAGTTGATAGCTCCTGTTGAACCGCCGTTACATGCAATATTTGTAACCACTGTGGTTCCTGAAATTGCAGTCGGCTGAGTAATCGTTACTGTTCTTGTTATCGTACATGCATTAGCATCTGTTACTGTTACCGTATACGTTCCTGCTAATAATCCTGTAGCGGTTGCTGCTGTTCCACCACTTGGAGACCATGCGTATGTATAAGGTGCTGTTCCGCCCGCTACAACAATTCCTGCGGTTCCGTTTGAGCCACTGTTACATGATACATTTGTCTGTGAAACCGTTGCACTCATCGCCGTTGGCTGAGTCACCGTTGCCGTTACTGTTCCCGAACATCCGTTGGCATCAGTAATGGTTACCGTATACGTTCCTGCTGCTAATCCTGTACGGTCTTCTGTGGTGATTCCTCCGCCCCAGTTGAACGTATAAGGCGCTGATCCACCTGTTGGTGTTAAATTGATAGCTCCTGTTGAACCTCCGTTACATGCAATATTCGTAACTACTGTGGTGCCTGAAATTGCAGTCGGCTGAGTAATCGTTACTGTTCTTGTTAACGTACATGCATTAGCATCGGTTACTGTTACAGTATACGTTCCTGCAAGTAAACCTGTTGCGGTTGCTGCTGTTCCACCACTTGGAGACCATGCGTATGTATAAGGTGCTGTTCCTCCTGTTACAACAATTCCTGCCGTTCCGTTCGATCCACTGTTACATGAAACATTTGTCTGTGAAACTGTTGCACTCATTGCCGTTGGCTGAGTCACTGTTGCCGTTACTGTTCCTGTACATCCGTTGGCATCAGTAATGGTTACCGTATACGTTCCTGCTGCTAATCCTGTGCGGTCTTCTGTGGTGATTCCTCCTCCCCAGTTGAACGTGTAAGGTGCCGACCCACCTGTTGGTGTTAAGTTGATAGCTCCTGTTGAACCGCCGTTACATGCAATATTTGTAACCACTGTGGTTCCTGAAATTGCAGTCGGCTGAGTAATCGTTACTGTTCTTGTTATCGTACATGCATTAGCATCTGTTACTGTTACCGTATACGTTCCTGCTAATAATCCTGTAGCGGTTGCTGCTGTTCCACCACTTGGAGACCATGCGTATGTATAAGGTGCTGTTCCGCCCGTTACAACAATTCCTGCCGTTCCGTTTGAGCCACTGTTACATGAAACATTTGTCTGTGAAACTGTTGCACTCATTGCCGTTGGCTGAGTTACCGTTGCCGTTACTGTTCCTGTACATCCGTTGGCATCAGTAATGGTTACCGTATAAGTTCCAGCAGATAATCCTGTACGATCTTCTGTGGTGATTCCTCCGCCCCAGTTGAACGTATAAGGTGCTGATCCACCTGTTGGTGTTAAATTGATAGCTCCTGTTGAACCGCCGTTACATGCAATATTTGTAACTACTGTCGTTCCTGAAATTGCAGTCGGCTGAGTAATCGTTACTGTTCTTGTTAACGTACATGCATTAGCATCTGTTACCGTTACCGTATACGTTCCTGCAAGTAAACCTGTAGCTGTTGCTGCTGTTCCTCCGCTCGGAGACCATGAATACGTATATGGTGCTGTTCCGCCCGCTACAACAATTCCTGCGGTTCCGTTTGAGCCACTGTTACATGATACATTTGTCTGTGAAACCGTTGCACTCATCGCCGTTGGCTGAGTCACCGTTGCCGTTACTGTTCCCGAACATCCGTTGGCATCAGTAATGGTTACCGTATAAGTTCCAGCAGATAATCCTGTACGGTCTTCTGTGGTGATTCCTCCGCCCCAGTTGAACGTATAAGGCGCTGATCCACCTGTTGGTGTTAAATTGATAGCTCCTGTTGAACCTCCGTTACATGCAATATTCGTAACTACTGTGGTGCCTGAAATTGCAGTCGGCTGAGTAATCGTTACTGTTCTTGTTAACGTACATGCATTAGCATCGGTTACCGTTACGGTATACGTTCCTGCAAGTAAACCTGTAGCTGTTGCTGCTGTTCCACCACTTGGAGACCATGAATACGTATATGGTGCTGTTCCGCCCGCTACAACAATTCCTGCGGTTCCGTTTGAGCCACTGTTACATGATACATTTGTCTGTGAAACCGTTGCACTCATCGCCGTTGGCTGAGTCACCGTTGCCGTTACTGTTCCCGAACATCCGTTGGCATCAGTAATGGTTACCGTATAAGTTCCAGCAGATAATCCTGTACGGTCTTCTGTGGTGATTCCTCCGCCCCAGTTGAACGTATAAGGCGCTGATCCACCTGTTGGTGTTAAATTGATAGCTCCTGTTGAACCTCCGTTACATGCAATATTCGTAACTACTGTGGTGCCTGAAATTGCAGTCGGCTGAGTGATTGTAGCAGTTGCTGTAGTTGTACATCCAATAATGTCTGTTATTGTTACAGTATAATTTCCTGCGGCTAATCCTGTAGCCGTTGCTGCTGTTCCGCCACTTGGTGACCATGAATACGTATAAGGTCCAATTCCTCCTGACGCAGTAACTGTGGCAGTTCCGTTGGTACCTCCATTACATGAAACATTTGTTTTACTAATACTTCCAGAAATCGATGAGACCGTTAAGGTCGCCGAATTTGAAGTAGCAGATCCTGAAGAATTAGTGGCAACACAACGATATTGATATCCACTCATTGTTCCTGTTACTCCCGTTATTGTTAACGTAGTTGTGGTAACTCCTGAAAATGGCGCCCCATTAGGTATAGCAACAAAACCACTCCCTGTATTTTGTTGCCATTGATAAGAAGTTGCTCCCGTTGCAGTAATAGAAAACGTTGTGTTTCCGCCAGAACAGAGCGTTCTGTTTGGTGGGTTTCCTGTAATTACTGGGTTACTACCGATAAACTGACACCCTGAATATGCCATTGTACCTGCAGAAGCTAAAAGCGACCAGTTCCCCATAGTCATTACCGCCGAGCGTACTGAAGCCGCTGTAGAAGTTGGTGTACCTGTACAGTTAAACTTTCCTGATTGAGCAACAATATTTCCTGATTGTGCCCCTGTATAAAATGCACTTGTTCCTCCAATAAGTCCGGGAGGCATTAATGAAGAATTGGGACCTGCTGGAACTCCAACATTCCATCCTGCAGTTGTAGTTCCTCCTCCTGGATAATACAGGTAGTTAATTCCTGCAATACAGTAAGCTCCGCTTCCTGTAATAACTCCGTTACCTCCCTGAAATGCAATAATCTGATCCCCCGTATTGGCTAATGAAAGACCATTGGTGGACGAACCATCAGTAAGTGTAACAGTACCATTTGTAGCTGATGTGCAGGTTACCGGGTTATAAGTGGAAGCTACAAGTCCTACTATATGTACTTCTGTTCCCATGGGAATTGCCGTACTACTTACCCAGGTAATCGCAGATTCTGTTCCTCCAGCAGCTTGCCATCCAGAGCCATTATAGCCCCTGTCAGTAAAACTAATAGTTGTTCCTGCCGAAATATTTGTAAGCAGAACAAAAGAAAACTTGTCTCCCACTCCTGCTAAAGGAGTAGAATCATAGCTTGTAAACGCAATATCCCCTGCTAAGAGGGTTGTTTGCGCATTAGCTGTAAAGCCCAACAATGACGATCCTGCTATGAGGACCGCCTTTGTCAGCGTTTTGATTTTTGAATAAAAATTTTTCATATTTAATTCATTTTTAGGTTAAAGATTCACAAACCGGCTGCCTTTTTTCATACCAAAAGCAAACAATTTGTGACCGCTCATAAATCCTTCATCTGTGTAGATGATATCTAATCTAAGTTGAGTTTCATTATTACATTTCACAATGAGTCCATTATTTTCGTCTAACGACAGAATAGTTCCGGGAATCTCAGACTGATGTGAAGTTTCATTAATTACTGTAGCTTCCACCACTCTTATATTCCAGCCATTCCATTGTGTATATGCTCCTTTATTCCACGGATTACACGCTCTCGATAGAGCCTCGATGGTTTTAGCATCATGCTTTTGCCAAGAAATACAAACATCTGCAGCTGCAGGTTTTGCGAAATATTTAGCATTAACTTCGTCTTGTTTTATGCCTTTAGAATCATTTTTCAACAAGATTAAAAGTTCACTTAATAAATTTGCTCCCAGCCATGACAAGTTGGTACAAAGCACACCGTGAGTCATATTTATTGAAAGAGGTAAAATTTTTTTCAAAATAATTGCACCCTTATCAATTTTATTTTCAATGGCATGAACGGTAATCCCAGTTTCTTTTGCACCACTTCTTATAGATTCAAAAACAGGATCTGCGCCTCTCATTTCAGGCAATAATCCGTAGTGAAAATTGTAGAATTTACCCTGATGTTTATTTAAAACTTCTGCAGGTATCTTCCAGGGAAACGTCATGGTGAAAATAAATTGAGCATTTGTTTTAGTGATCAATTCTTCTAGCTGAGCAGAAAGATTTTCTTTTTTAATTATTAATAATGGAATTCCGGATTGTTTTGAAAGCATTAAACAAAAATCGATGACATCTGTATTTGCTTCAGGTACTCCTAAAGCACAAAGTCGACCTTGCGAAGCTAAAGCCTGCAAAGCCGGAATAGCCATGCGATTGTTGCATAAAACTGCTATTTTGGATGCTGTCATTATGATTCTAGACACGCATAAGCATTAAGCCAAGAATTAGCTTCAATACTCTGAATGTATTTAATATTATTATTTAAACTTTCACGTTCAGATTCTGTCACCGAGGCAACCTCAACGTCTTTCAGAAGGCTGTTTCCTGTATTTTCATCTTTTGAAACTGTTGCATAATAAACCGAAGCTTCCGTGAATCTATTTTCAGGGTTCATATATACTTTTCCGCGCGGCGAATTGATTGTAATTCCATCGAAATTTTCGTTTTCAAATGCAATAAAAAGAGCAGCTTCCCATCCCAATAAAGAGAAAAGATTGGCTTTACCTTCTTTAATATTATTCATTATACTTACAAAAGTTTCATTTTCAGGCGTTTTTAAAGTTTTAGACCAAGCTACGGAAGAACTCCATTCGCTTCCAGGATAAGGCATTTTAGAAAGCCAAGCTTCATCGGATGTGAAACCCGTTCCGTACACCGAGTGATTATTTACAAGATTATTCCCGGCTCTGAAAAAATCATCTGCCATATCGCCACAAAATGTTGCAAGAACTGCAGTTTCTTTTTGCTGCTCAAGATATTCGGTAAGTGGAGCCAGAGTGAAATCTTCACGGCGTAAAGACGTAACATGATTAAAGCCTATGGTACCACCTTTCTCTTCAACAGCAGCTGGATAGATATAAGATGGACGATAGCCCGCATCGTAAAAAGAGCACGTAAATGCAAAATTTCTATGCCCATCTTCAATTGCTTTATGAGTAATAACCCTTGTACACAAACCTCCCTGAAGAGAAATAAAATATGCATTAGAAAGTTTCCCCTGAAAAGCAGGAAAATGATATCCGCTGTCTAAAACAAGCAACGTTTTCCCTGAAGATTCGAAAAGCGGGTGAATAAACTCTGCTGAAATAGGATTAATATATCCAATGATAATATCCGCACCTTCCAAAAGAAATTGCTCGCAACGTTCATAGATCTCTTCATGTTTTGCGGCAACACCTATTCCCGCTGAAATGATTTCGTGATGACCTTCCAAGCCAATATTTTTTAACGCATGCTTAAAGCCATCCATCATATCAAAAGACATTGAAGGATAAATAACAGATCGTGGTAAAAGTAAAGCTATTTTCATATTTTTTCGATAAAGCCTCTAATCGAATAAACTATCAGAGGCTTTTGTATTATTAATTATGATCTTGAAGGGAAAATTCCGTATAAACAAATGATGTAGTTCATTCCTAAAAACGGCTGCTGAATACTAATAGGCTGGCTTCCTCCTGCAACGCTTAAGCTGAATGCCGTTGTAATTGGTCTTAATGCTGTATCTGCAGGTTGGCTTGAATATAAACCTGGTAATGATGCAAGTGTGGCATTTGAGGGAGAACCTGTATCACCTCCTTCAGAAAACGTTTGAATAGAAGCTGTTTCTGTTCCGGAAGCATGATTGTGCATAGGCAGATTGGGAGTAAGTAACGTCACCGTCGGTGTACCATTGATCTCTCCAAGAGTCCAGTTATCAATTCCTGCTCCACTTCCTGTTCCCATAGCAGTTCTACCCGCAAAATTGGGTAACATAAATGTTGTAACTCCATTTCCACCGTACATGGTTCCTAAAAGCGCAAAAAGAGCCTGATTTGTATTGATTGCTAATGTTTGCCCTTGACAAAAAGCCCAAGATTTTGGAGCAAAATTTCCCGCAAACATTCTTATTTCTGACATTGTTCCATCCATGATGATTAGTTTTTTAGAATTAAAAATTTACTTAATTATGGTCTGCTTGGATAAATTCCTTCGCAGCAAATAATATAATTGGCAGCCAAAACAGGTTGTAAAATTTCAAAAGGATTACCGCTACCTACGGCAGATAAAGCCCCTGAAGCTGTTGCCGGAGCAATATTTGTATCTGCAGGTTGAGTAGCATAAGCACCTTGAAGTCCTCCTAAAATTGTTCCCGAAGGGGAACCCGTTTCTCCTCCTTCTGAAAAAGCAGGAAATGCAATAGTAGCCATTGCATTATGGGTATGCATCGGCATTTGTGAAGTGTTCATTGTTACATTTTCTGTACCTCCTACCTGACCCAATGTAATATTTTGTAAACCAGCTCCCTGTCCTGTTCCTACAGCAACACGACCACGTAAATCTGGTACACCAAATGTAGTTTGCCCATTACCACCATAAGTAGTTCCTAAGATTGAAAAAAGTGTAGAGTAATTTGCTATGCTGTATTCTGTTCCGTCGCAGAAAAACCATCCTTGTGGAGCGAAATTTCCCGCAAACAATCGAATTTCTCCTATATAACCTTCCATAGTATTTTAGTTTTAATTATTATTAGTTTAAAAAAATTCAGAATGACTTAAGATTAACTTCTAGATGGGAAAACTCCATACATGCAAATAATATAATTCATTCCTAATGAAGGCTGAGTAATATTAATAGGTATGCTTCCGCCAGTAACTCCCACTTGAATATTCAAAGGAGTTGCTTTGGTACTAGAATCACTTGCCTGAGATGTATACATAGATCCCTTTGAAGCCAAAACATTATTTGTAGGAGTTGCAGAATCTCCCTCTTCCGAATATGCCGGAATCACAATATTTCCTCCCGCAGTATGAGTATGCGGCGGAAGATTAGAAATTGTAAGTGTTGTAGTATTTGTCCCCGTCATCTCACCTAATGCGTAGTAAGACAATCCCGGTCCCTGCCCTGCTCCCACAGCAGATCTTCCTGCAAGATTGGGCAATCCGAAAGTGACTTTTCCATCTCCTCCATAAGTGGTTCCCAAAATAGAGAATAAAGCGGTGTTTGCGCTGATTGCAATTAATGCACCATTACAATACGACCAATCTCTAGGTGCAAAGTTTGCGGCAAAAAGGCGGATTTCTCCTATTGTTCCTTCCATAGTTATTTGTTTTTTTTTGATTGAAAATGATAAATTTTATCTTTAGTGAATAGATTAAAACTCTTGAGATCATCAAGTAGAGTTGACAGAGCTATAACTCCCGGTTTGAATTATTTCATCGGGATATAGAGAGAGTACAAAACAACAATATGCAATATGCTACATTTTCTATGTATAGAAGAGCATGCGACTGTACTGTGTTTAAATTTCACACATAAGTGATCATTAAATTAAGAGGGGAATTTTTCGCAGAATTTTTTTCATGTTAACTTAGTTTTCGGTCGGTTTATCTTTTTTATAATTATTAACAAATACAAATTATTAATTAACAATCATTAACAAATATACATTTATTTTGATTATAATAATATAATAAATCATAAATGTTTAATACTAATCTTTTAATCTATTTCAAATAAAATATTGATGAATTTATCTCTGTATTATTATGTTAAATGATTATTGTCAAAATTAGAAATTGCAACACATATACAAGTACGTATTTATACTGATTTTACTTATCGATTTATCTTCACACAAAAAAGAACAATAAAAATGTATAGCAAAGTCTTTTATTTTGACCAAACTGAATAGTTAATCCGTTATGAATTTTGACACCGATTTTAAAAAAAAATAGTTTAATTTCGAATAATTTGGTATTTATAAAGAATGATTATCCGAGAATTTGCTTAGATTTTTCAGTTAAAATTTCAAGATCCTCTTTATCGCTTATACACTGCTGACCAACATTGAGCACCTTTCTTGCATGTTTCTTTGCAGCGTCTTTATATTTTTGGTTTTTTACCATTTTATGTATAAGCACCAAAGCATCCATTAATTTGAGAACGACGGCAGTATTCCCGGAAGAATATAATCTTATCTGATTGAAAGCAACATCAGTAACCAGTTCAAAATCATATGCATTGGTAATTACGCGAAGATTTTCTTCGTCATCAAAACGATAGCTTGGCGGAAATTTTTTAGTTGACAGATAACACAGTGTGGAAGTCAGATTATCTATACAGGAAATCGCAGTATACGGATCATTTACTCCCGGAGACAACGCTCGTACCGCAATTTCTACCATCTGGTGAATAGACAATTCAATATCCTGCTGTGACGTTCTTGCGCTTCCCAAAATAAACTGCTTTTGTATTTTTTCTAAAATATCTTCTTCAATCTCATGATAATAAAAAGTACCCAAATCAATTCCTTTTACAATGTAACTTCCAGGTCTATAATTGAGTTTTATAAGGCTTTTACTCTCTGTAGCCAATTGTAATAAAGCATCAATATCGACATATTGTACATATCCATATTGAGTGGCAGGAATAGATATTTCCTTCCGATAAATTGCGGTTTCTTCTTTTAAATCAGCAATAATTGGTTCTTCCTGCTTATCATCTTCAGTTTCGGGAAATAATTTTTTGACTTCTTTGCCGATGGAAACAGAAATTTCCGAAATAACATGATCGGCCTGAATACTTATCGCAATACGATGGATAAATATAATAAGCAGCACAATATTCATCACCGCAAAAAGAATGGAGAATAAGATAGATAATGAAGGAATAAACTTGTAATCTTCGGTATCTTTTATTGTATTTAATACGATAAGGCAATAAATATATGTTGAAATATACGTTCCTAAAACTACCTGATTTAATCGTACATACATAAAATTTCTGATCAATCGGGGTCCGAATTGTGAGGAAGCAAGCGTTAAAGCGACCAAAGTCACAGAAAAAACAGTACCCGCAACCCCAATCATCGCTCCTGATATGGTAGAAAGTACGCTCCTCGCTGAAGCTGAACTTCCTATAAAAAAGAATCTTTTGATGCCTTCGTTTTTTAATGCTAAATTTCCGTCAATACTTAAAATAAGAATTGCAAAAAATATGGCTCCAACGATAATAATCACCGGAACAAACCAAAAGGTTGATTTTAACTCACTCCAAAAGAAAAGCAGTTTTTTCATAAACTGAATATACTAAAAAGATATGATTTCTAGTGGTTTAGATAATTATCTTTTTATGTTGATTACTTATTCGTAGGATAATGATGTTTAGTTTATATTGAATTTTTTTTGACAGATTGTACTCTTTCTTGTAACTTAGTGTTATAAAAATTTAATACAAATGCTTAAAAAATCAACAAAAGAAATTTTATTACAAGATTTGTTAGAAACGAAACAGCTTCTGGTGGATGCGTTTGATGATAAAGAAGTTCCATTTATCAAAGGAGGCGCAATCGATCAGTTTTTCACTGGAAAGGCTTTGGAATTTCAAAGAAATATGATCCTTTACGAGAGCCTGATGAATTCAGGAAAAATAAAGGACAACGAAGGGAATACAATAGCTTCACTGGAAAAGATAGCTCTTGACCTAGCCGATATTAAATCAAAACTTGATAATCAATATTAAATGTGGCTGGATTCTTAAAATAAAAAGAGAGCAAATAAATTATTTGCTCTCTTTATAACTATATAGTTATTAATTGAAGTTACGCTATTTTAACGTTAACTGCATTAACACCTTTGTTTCCATTTTGTAAATCGAATGTTACGACATCATTTTCACGAATATTATCAATTAGACCTGAAGTGTGTACGAAAATGTCTTGACCACCAGCTGATGGAGTAATAAAACCAAATCCTTTTGTTTCGTTAAAGAATTTTACTGTTCCTTGTTGCATTGTATTATGTATTAAAAATTGTATTCTGTTTTATAGGGATTATCCCAGTATTTTGATTATAAATCAAAACAATAATAAATTTTGAGAGAAAAAAAATGGATGAATAGAATTTAAGAGTGAAAATCGAACTTCTTAAAAGGCAGTACACCTAAAATATTAA from Chryseobacterium indoltheticum encodes the following:
- a CDS encoding ABC transporter substrate-binding protein is translated as MKIALLLPRSVIYPSMSFDMMDGFKHALKNIGLEGHHEIISAGIGVAAKHEEIYERCEQFLLEGADIIIGYINPISAEFIHPLFESSGKTLLVLDSGYHFPAFQGKLSNAYFISLQGGLCTRVITHKAIEDGHRNFAFTCSFYDAGYRPSYIYPAAVEEKGGTIGFNHVTSLRREDFTLAPLTEYLEQQKETAVLATFCGDMADDFFRAGNNLVNNHSVYGTGFTSDEAWLSKMPYPGSEWSSSVAWSKTLKTPENETFVSIMNNIKEGKANLFSLLGWEAALFIAFENENFDGITINSPRGKVYMNPENRFTEASVYYATVSKDENTGNSLLKDVEVASVTESERESLNNNIKYIQSIEANSWLNAYACLES
- a CDS encoding phage tail protein, translated to MDGTMSEIRMFAGNFAPKSWAFCQGQTLAINTNQALFALLGTMYGGNGVTTFMLPNFAGRTAMGTGSGAGIDNWTLGEINGTPTVTLLTPNLPMHNHASGTETASIQTFSEGGDTGSPSNATLASLPGLYSSQPADTALRPITTAFSLSVAGGSQPISIQQPFLGMNYIICLYGIFPSRS
- a CDS encoding phage tail protein, with the protein product MEGYIGEIRLFAGNFAPQGWFFCDGTEYSIANYSTLFSILGTTYGGNGQTTFGVPDLRGRVAVGTGQGAGLQNITLGQVGGTENVTMNTSQMPMHTHNAMATIAFPAFSEGGETGSPSGTILGGLQGAYATQPADTNIAPATASGALSAVGSGNPFEILQPVLAANYIICCEGIYPSRP
- a CDS encoding phage tail protein, with product MEGTIGEIRLFAANFAPRDWSYCNGALIAISANTALFSILGTTYGGDGKVTFGLPNLAGRSAVGAGQGPGLSYYALGEMTGTNTTTLTISNLPPHTHTAGGNIVIPAYSEEGDSATPTNNVLASKGSMYTSQASDSSTKATPLNIQVGVTGGSIPINITQPSLGMNYIICMYGVFPSRS
- a CDS encoding DUF2254 domain-containing protein, whose translation is MKKLLFFWSELKSTFWFVPVIIIVGAIFFAILILSIDGNLALKNEGIKRFFFIGSSASARSVLSTISGAMIGVAGTVFSVTLVALTLASSQFGPRLIRNFMYVRLNQVVLGTYISTYIYCLIVLNTIKDTEDYKFIPSLSILFSILFAVMNIVLLIIFIHRIAISIQADHVISEISVSIGKEVKKLFPETEDDKQEEPIIADLKEETAIYRKEISIPATQYGYVQYVDIDALLQLATESKSLIKLNYRPGSYIVKGIDLGTFYYHEIEEDILEKIQKQFILGSARTSQQDIELSIHQMVEIAVRALSPGVNDPYTAISCIDNLTSTLCYLSTKKFPPSYRFDDEENLRVITNAYDFELVTDVAFNQIRLYSSGNTAVVLKLMDALVLIHKMVKNQKYKDAAKKHARKVLNVGQQCISDKEDLEILTEKSKQILG
- a CDS encoding cold-shock protein, translated to MQQGTVKFFNETKGFGFITPSAGGQDIFVHTSGLIDNIRENDVVTFDLQNGNKGVNAVNVKIA